A genomic window from Rattus norvegicus strain BN/NHsdMcwi chromosome 9, GRCr8, whole genome shotgun sequence includes:
- the Stk11ip gene encoding serine/threonine-protein kinase 11-interacting protein isoform X13 — MTTAPRDSVVWKLAGLLRESGDAVLSGCSTLSLLTATLQQLNRVFELYLGPWGPGQTGFVALPSHPADSPVILQLQFLFDVLQKTLSLKLVHTPGVGLPGPIKIFPFKSLRQLELRGVPIHSLCGLRGIYSQLETLVCNRSIQALEELLSACGGDLCSALPWLALLSADFSYNALSNLDSSLRLLSALRFLNLSHNHIQDCKGFLMDLSELYHLDISYNHLRLVPRMGPSGAALGTLILRANELRSLQGLEQLKNLRHLDVAYNLLEGHTELAPLWLLAELRKLYLEGNPLWFHPAHRATTAQYLSPRARDAAHGFLLDGKVLSLKDLQTSESSRLGPMTQPLSWPVGSTTETSGGPELSDSLSSGGIVAQAPLRKVKSRVRVRRASISEPSDTDPELRTLDPSPAGWFVQQHRELELLASFRERFGCDWLQYRSHLETMGSPPLATIKTPALGTPPLDAQSLETARSPPAIGEDTKESPEKVSEEGREELEPHEEEREEQEREEGSREDLGEEEEQEQKAVEAELCRPMLVCPLQGTEGVQGRECFLRVTSAHLFEVGLQAAQTLERLELQSLVSAELQSETESQREPGSEGSGPPSGAPVLVLRFSYICPDRQLRCYAVLEPEAHEAIQELLAVLTPFTSVKDQQPGEAKDPQGPRFQCLRCSCEFKPQEPRLGLESDDGWKPLFQNTESPVVCPNCGSDHVVLLAVSGEVPNRERNQEEQSSDSACDLADHSGCPSVPDGIPPQASISHGCSSWNLSPTLGHTGFRSVDHRLRLFLDVEVFSDSEEEFQCCTKVPVVLAGHTRESLCLVVVSDRMLYLLKVTGPICGPPASWLEPTLAIPLQDLSGMELGLAGQSLRLEWAAGTGHCVLLPRDARQCRAFLEELTGVLQSLPRTQRNCISATEETVTPQHRLWPLLGKDTSAETPQFFYLRAFLAEGSSTCPVSLLLTLSTLYLLDEDPVRSHAESPLPVGSGEASEQPAPQGPGPSLQVREQQPLSSLSSVQLYRTSPLDLRLIFYDEVSRLESFWALRVVCGEQLTDLLAWIREPWEELFSIGLRTVTQEALDLDR; from the exons ATGACGACCGCCCCGCGGGACTCAGTAGTGTGGAAGCTCGCGGGACTTTTGCGGGAGTCGG gGGATGCAGTTCTCTCTGGCTGTAGCACACTGAGCCTGCTAACAGCCACACTGCAGCAGCTGAACAGAGTGTTTGAACTGTACCTAGGGCCATGGGGCCCCGGCCAGACAGGCTTTGTGGCTCTTCCCTCCCACCCTGCAGACTCACCAGTCATCCTCCAGCTTCAGTTCCTTTTCGATGTGCTGCAGAAAACACTGTCACTCAAG CTGGTCCACACCCCTGGTGTTGGCCTTCCAGGGCCTATCAAGATTTTCCCCTTCAAGTCCCTTCGACAGCTGGAG CTTCGAGGAGTCCCTATCCACAGCCTGTGTGGCCTCCGTGGCATCTACTCACAGCTAGAGACCCTGGTTTGTAACAGAAGCATCCAGGCACTAGAG GAGCTCTTGTCGGCCTGCGGTGGGGACCTCTGCTCTGCCCTCCCCTGGCTAGCCTTGCTCTCTGCCGACTTCAGCTACAATGCACTTAGCAACTTAGACAGCTCCCTG CGACTCCTGTCCGCTCTGCGCTTCCTCAACCTGAGCCACAACCATATCCAGGACTGCAAAGGCTTCCTGATG GACTTATCTGAGCTGTACCATTTGGACATCTCCTATAACCACCTGCGCTTGGTGCCAAGAATGGGACCGTCAGGGGCTGCTCTGGGGACTCTGATCCTGAGGGCCAATGAGCTTCGGAGCCTTCAGG GCCTGGAGCAGCTGAAGAACCTGCGGCATCTCGATGTGGCCTATAACCTTCTAGAAGGACACACAGAGCTGGCACCACTATGGCTGCTGGCTGAGCTCCGTAAG CTCTATCTGGAAGGTAACCCTTTGTGGTTCCACCCTGCGCACCGGGCAACCACCGCTCAGTACTTGTCACCTCGGGCCAGAGATGCTGCTCATGGC TTCCTTCTTGATGGCAAGGTTTTGTCCCTGAAGGATCTTCAG ACTTCAGAATCTTCACGGCTTGGTCCCATGACCCAACCTTTGTCCTGGCCAGTGGGGAGTACCACTGAAACCTCAGGTGGCCCTGAGCTGAGTGATAGCCTCTCCTCAGGGGGCATTGTGGCCCAGGCTCCACTTCGTAAGGTTAAG AGCCGAGTCCGTGTGAGGCGGGCTAGCATCTCTGAGCCCAGTGACACAGACCCAGAGCTTCGAACTCTGGACCCCTCCCCGGCTG GGTGGTTTGTGCAGCAACACCGGGAACTTGAGCTGCTGGCCAGCTTCCGGGAGCGGTTTGGCTGTGACTGGCTGCAGTATAGGAGCCACCTGGAGACCATGGGGAGCCCCCCTCTTGCCACCATCAAGACTCCTGCCCTTGGAACCCCTCCTCTGGATGCCCAGAGCCTGGAGACTGCACGCAGCCCTCCAGCGATAGGGGAAGACACTAAGGAATCGCCAGAGAAGGTGtcagaggaaggcagggaggagctCGAGCCCCacgaagaagagagggaagagcaggagagagaagagggatcGAGAGAGGacctgggggaggaagaggagcaggagcagaaggcagTGGAAG CAGAGCTCTGTCGCCCCATGTTGGTGTGTCCCTTGCAGGGAACTGAGGGCGTGCAAGGAAGGGAGTGCTTTCTCCGGGTCACTTCTGCCCACTTGTTTGAAGTGGGACTCCAAGCAGCCCAGACTCTGGAGCGGCTGGAGCTACAGAGCCTGGTGTCAGCTGAGCTACAGTCAGAGACTGAAAGCCAGAGAGAACCAGGGTCTGAG GGCTCAGGCCCACCCTCTGGGGCTCCAGTTCTTGTTCTGCGCTTTTCCTACATTTGTCCCGACCGGCAGTTGCGTTGCTATGCTGTGCTGGAGCCAGAGGCCCATGAAGCCATCCAG GAGCTACTTGCTGTACTGACCCCATTCACCAGCGTGAAAGACCAGCAGCCTGGGGAGGCCAAGGACCCACAGGGGCCCAGATTCCAGTGCCTGCGCTGTAGCTGTGAGTTCAAGCCTCAGGAGCCCAGGTTGGGACTGGAGAGTGACGACGGCTGGAAGCCTCTGTTTCAAAATACAG AATCTCCTGTTGTGTGTCCAAACTGTGGGAGTGACCATGTGGTTCTCCTAGCTGTGTCTGGGGAAGTCCCTAATAGAGAGCGGAACCAGGAAGAACAATCATCAGATTCTGCCTGTGACCTTGCTGACCACAGTGGCTGTCCCAGTGTGCCTGACGGCATCCCACCTCAGGCATCCATATCCCATGGCTGCAGCAGCTGGAACCTCAGCCCGA CCCTTGGACACACAGGTTTTCGATCTGTGGACCACCGACTCCGGCTCTTCCTGGATGTTGAGGTGTTCAGTGACTCCGAGGAGGAGTTCCAGTGCTGCACCAAG GTGCCGGTGGTGTTAGCAGGCCACACGAGGGAGTCTCTGTGCCTTGTGGTTGTGTCTGACCGTATGCTTTACCTGTTGAAGGTGACAGGGCCCATCTG CGGGCCTCCTGCTAGCTGGCTTGAGCCCACCCTGGCCATTCCTCTGCAGGATCTGAGTGGCATGGAGCTTGGCCTTGCAGGCCAGAGCCTTCGTTTAGAGTGGGCAGCTGGGACTGGCCACTGTGTGCTGCTGCCCCGAGATGCCAGGCAGTGCCGTGCCTTCCTTGAGGAGCTCACTG GGGTTTTGCAGTCTCTGCCTCGTACCCAGAGGAACTGCATCAGTGCTACAGAGGAGACGGTGACCCCGCAGCATCGGCTCTG GCCATTGCTGGGGAAAGATACTTCCGCAGAGACGCCCCAGTTTTTCTACCTTCGCGCCTTCCTGGCTGAAG gCTCCTCTACCTGTCCTGTGTCCCTGTTGCTGACGTTGTCCACCTTGTACCTATTAGATGAAGACCCTGTAAGGTCCCATGCAGAATCTCCCCTCCCAGTGGGGTCTGGTGAAGCCTCTGAGCAGCCTGCTCCCCAGGGGCCAGGTCCTTCTTTGCAGGTCAGGGAGCAGCAACCACTCAGCAGTCTGAGCTCTGTGCAGCTGTATCGCACAAGCCCCTTGGACCTGCGGCTGATCTTCTACgatgag GTGTCTCGGCTGGAGAGTTTCTGGGCACTCCGTGTTGTGTGTGGGGAGCAGCTGACAGACCTGCTGGCCTGGATTCGGGAGCCCTGGGAAGAGTTGTTTTCCATTGGACTCCGGACAGTAACCCAGGAGGCTCTGGACCTCGACCGATAA
- the Stk11ip gene encoding serine/threonine-protein kinase 11-interacting protein isoform X15, with amino-acid sequence MTTAPRDSVVWKLAGLLRESGDAVLSGCSTLSLLTATLQQLNRVFELYLGPWGPGQTGFVALPSHPADSPVILQLQFLFDVLQKTLSLKLVHTPGVGLPGPIKIFPFKSLRQLELRGVPIHSLCGLRGIYSQLETLVCNRSIQALEELLSACGGDLCSALPWLALLSADFSYNALSNLDSSLRLLSALRFLNLSHNHIQDCKGFLMDLSELYHLDISYNHLRLVPRMGPSGAALGTLILRANELRSLQGLEQLKNLRHLDVAYNLLEGHTELAPLWLLAELRKLYLEGNPLWFHPAHRATTAQYLSPRARDAAHGFLLDGKVLSLKDLQTSESSRLGPMTQPLSWPVGSTTETSGGPELSDSLSSGGIVAQAPLRKVKSRVRVRRASISEPSDTDPELRTLDPSPAGWFVQQHRELELLASFRERFGCDWLQYRSHLETMGSPPLATIKTPALGTPPLDAQSLETARSPPAIGEDTKESPEKVSEEGREELEPHEEEREEQEREEGSREDLGEEEEQEQKAVEELCRPMLVCPLQGTEGVQGRECFLRVTSAHLFEVGLQAAQTLERLELQSLVSAELQSETESQREPGSEGSGPPSGAPVLVLRFSYICPDRQLRCYAVLEPEAHEAIQELLAVLTPFTSVKDQQPGEAKDPQGPRFQCLRCSCEFKPQEPRLGLESDDGWKPLFQNTESPVVCPNCGSDHVVLLAVSGEVPNRERNQEEQSSDSACDLADHSGCPSVPDGIPPQASISHGCSSWNLSPTLGHTGFRSVDHRLRLFLDVEVFSDSEEEFQCCTKVPVVLAGHTRESLCLVVVSDRMLYLLKVTGPICGPPASWLEPTLAIPLQDLSGMELGLAGQSLRLEWAAGTGHCVLLPRDARQCRAFLEELTGVLQSLPRTQRNCISATEETVTPQHRLWPLLGKDTSAETPQFFYLRAFLAEGSSTCPVSLLLTLSTLYLLDEDPVRSHAESPLPVGSGEASEQPAPQGPGPSLQVREQQPLSSLSSVQLYRTSPLDLRLIFYDEVSRLESFWALRVVCGEQLTDLLAWIREPWEELFSIGLRTVTQEALDLDR; translated from the exons ATGACGACCGCCCCGCGGGACTCAGTAGTGTGGAAGCTCGCGGGACTTTTGCGGGAGTCGG gGGATGCAGTTCTCTCTGGCTGTAGCACACTGAGCCTGCTAACAGCCACACTGCAGCAGCTGAACAGAGTGTTTGAACTGTACCTAGGGCCATGGGGCCCCGGCCAGACAGGCTTTGTGGCTCTTCCCTCCCACCCTGCAGACTCACCAGTCATCCTCCAGCTTCAGTTCCTTTTCGATGTGCTGCAGAAAACACTGTCACTCAAG CTGGTCCACACCCCTGGTGTTGGCCTTCCAGGGCCTATCAAGATTTTCCCCTTCAAGTCCCTTCGACAGCTGGAG CTTCGAGGAGTCCCTATCCACAGCCTGTGTGGCCTCCGTGGCATCTACTCACAGCTAGAGACCCTGGTTTGTAACAGAAGCATCCAGGCACTAGAG GAGCTCTTGTCGGCCTGCGGTGGGGACCTCTGCTCTGCCCTCCCCTGGCTAGCCTTGCTCTCTGCCGACTTCAGCTACAATGCACTTAGCAACTTAGACAGCTCCCTG CGACTCCTGTCCGCTCTGCGCTTCCTCAACCTGAGCCACAACCATATCCAGGACTGCAAAGGCTTCCTGATG GACTTATCTGAGCTGTACCATTTGGACATCTCCTATAACCACCTGCGCTTGGTGCCAAGAATGGGACCGTCAGGGGCTGCTCTGGGGACTCTGATCCTGAGGGCCAATGAGCTTCGGAGCCTTCAGG GCCTGGAGCAGCTGAAGAACCTGCGGCATCTCGATGTGGCCTATAACCTTCTAGAAGGACACACAGAGCTGGCACCACTATGGCTGCTGGCTGAGCTCCGTAAG CTCTATCTGGAAGGTAACCCTTTGTGGTTCCACCCTGCGCACCGGGCAACCACCGCTCAGTACTTGTCACCTCGGGCCAGAGATGCTGCTCATGGC TTCCTTCTTGATGGCAAGGTTTTGTCCCTGAAGGATCTTCAG ACTTCAGAATCTTCACGGCTTGGTCCCATGACCCAACCTTTGTCCTGGCCAGTGGGGAGTACCACTGAAACCTCAGGTGGCCCTGAGCTGAGTGATAGCCTCTCCTCAGGGGGCATTGTGGCCCAGGCTCCACTTCGTAAGGTTAAG AGCCGAGTCCGTGTGAGGCGGGCTAGCATCTCTGAGCCCAGTGACACAGACCCAGAGCTTCGAACTCTGGACCCCTCCCCGGCTG GGTGGTTTGTGCAGCAACACCGGGAACTTGAGCTGCTGGCCAGCTTCCGGGAGCGGTTTGGCTGTGACTGGCTGCAGTATAGGAGCCACCTGGAGACCATGGGGAGCCCCCCTCTTGCCACCATCAAGACTCCTGCCCTTGGAACCCCTCCTCTGGATGCCCAGAGCCTGGAGACTGCACGCAGCCCTCCAGCGATAGGGGAAGACACTAAGGAATCGCCAGAGAAGGTGtcagaggaaggcagggaggagctCGAGCCCCacgaagaagagagggaagagcaggagagagaagagggatcGAGAGAGGacctgggggaggaagaggagcaggagcagaaggcagTGGAAG AGCTCTGTCGCCCCATGTTGGTGTGTCCCTTGCAGGGAACTGAGGGCGTGCAAGGAAGGGAGTGCTTTCTCCGGGTCACTTCTGCCCACTTGTTTGAAGTGGGACTCCAAGCAGCCCAGACTCTGGAGCGGCTGGAGCTACAGAGCCTGGTGTCAGCTGAGCTACAGTCAGAGACTGAAAGCCAGAGAGAACCAGGGTCTGAG GGCTCAGGCCCACCCTCTGGGGCTCCAGTTCTTGTTCTGCGCTTTTCCTACATTTGTCCCGACCGGCAGTTGCGTTGCTATGCTGTGCTGGAGCCAGAGGCCCATGAAGCCATCCAG GAGCTACTTGCTGTACTGACCCCATTCACCAGCGTGAAAGACCAGCAGCCTGGGGAGGCCAAGGACCCACAGGGGCCCAGATTCCAGTGCCTGCGCTGTAGCTGTGAGTTCAAGCCTCAGGAGCCCAGGTTGGGACTGGAGAGTGACGACGGCTGGAAGCCTCTGTTTCAAAATACAG AATCTCCTGTTGTGTGTCCAAACTGTGGGAGTGACCATGTGGTTCTCCTAGCTGTGTCTGGGGAAGTCCCTAATAGAGAGCGGAACCAGGAAGAACAATCATCAGATTCTGCCTGTGACCTTGCTGACCACAGTGGCTGTCCCAGTGTGCCTGACGGCATCCCACCTCAGGCATCCATATCCCATGGCTGCAGCAGCTGGAACCTCAGCCCGA CCCTTGGACACACAGGTTTTCGATCTGTGGACCACCGACTCCGGCTCTTCCTGGATGTTGAGGTGTTCAGTGACTCCGAGGAGGAGTTCCAGTGCTGCACCAAG GTGCCGGTGGTGTTAGCAGGCCACACGAGGGAGTCTCTGTGCCTTGTGGTTGTGTCTGACCGTATGCTTTACCTGTTGAAGGTGACAGGGCCCATCTG CGGGCCTCCTGCTAGCTGGCTTGAGCCCACCCTGGCCATTCCTCTGCAGGATCTGAGTGGCATGGAGCTTGGCCTTGCAGGCCAGAGCCTTCGTTTAGAGTGGGCAGCTGGGACTGGCCACTGTGTGCTGCTGCCCCGAGATGCCAGGCAGTGCCGTGCCTTCCTTGAGGAGCTCACTG GGGTTTTGCAGTCTCTGCCTCGTACCCAGAGGAACTGCATCAGTGCTACAGAGGAGACGGTGACCCCGCAGCATCGGCTCTG GCCATTGCTGGGGAAAGATACTTCCGCAGAGACGCCCCAGTTTTTCTACCTTCGCGCCTTCCTGGCTGAAG gCTCCTCTACCTGTCCTGTGTCCCTGTTGCTGACGTTGTCCACCTTGTACCTATTAGATGAAGACCCTGTAAGGTCCCATGCAGAATCTCCCCTCCCAGTGGGGTCTGGTGAAGCCTCTGAGCAGCCTGCTCCCCAGGGGCCAGGTCCTTCTTTGCAGGTCAGGGAGCAGCAACCACTCAGCAGTCTGAGCTCTGTGCAGCTGTATCGCACAAGCCCCTTGGACCTGCGGCTGATCTTCTACgatgag GTGTCTCGGCTGGAGAGTTTCTGGGCACTCCGTGTTGTGTGTGGGGAGCAGCTGACAGACCTGCTGGCCTGGATTCGGGAGCCCTGGGAAGAGTTGTTTTCCATTGGACTCCGGACAGTAACCCAGGAGGCTCTGGACCTCGACCGATAA
- the Stk11ip gene encoding serine/threonine-protein kinase 11-interacting protein isoform X17 produces MTTAPRDSVVWKLAGLLRESGDAVLSGCSTLSLLTATLQQLNRVFELYLGPWGPGQTGFVALPSHPADSPVILQLQFLFDVLQKTLSLKLVHTPGVGLPGPIKIFPFKSLRQLELRGVPIHSLCGLRGIYSQLETLVCNRSIQALEELLSACGGDLCSALPWLALLSADFSYNALSNLDSSLRLLSALRFLNLSHNHIQDCKGFLMHTTRLGILDDLGQVSQLPASFTCKDLSELYHLDISYNHLRLVPRMGPSGAALGTLILRANELRSLQGNTTPHPLTHNMPPQGLLSSAVGLEQLKNLRHLDVAYNLLEGHTELAPLWLLAELRKLYLEGNPLWFHPAHRATTAQYLSPRARDAAHGFLLDGKVLSLKDLQQTSESSRLGPMTQPLSWPVGSTTETSGGPELSDSLSSGGIVAQAPLRKVKSRVRVRRASISEPSDTDPELRTLDPSPAGWFVQQHRELELLASFRERFGCDWLQYRSHLETMGSPPLATIKTPALGTPPLDAQSLETARSPPAIGEDTKESPEKVSEEGREELEPHEEEREEQEREEGSREDLGEEEEQEQKAVEGN; encoded by the exons ATGACGACCGCCCCGCGGGACTCAGTAGTGTGGAAGCTCGCGGGACTTTTGCGGGAGTCGG gGGATGCAGTTCTCTCTGGCTGTAGCACACTGAGCCTGCTAACAGCCACACTGCAGCAGCTGAACAGAGTGTTTGAACTGTACCTAGGGCCATGGGGCCCCGGCCAGACAGGCTTTGTGGCTCTTCCCTCCCACCCTGCAGACTCACCAGTCATCCTCCAGCTTCAGTTCCTTTTCGATGTGCTGCAGAAAACACTGTCACTCAAG CTGGTCCACACCCCTGGTGTTGGCCTTCCAGGGCCTATCAAGATTTTCCCCTTCAAGTCCCTTCGACAGCTGGAG CTTCGAGGAGTCCCTATCCACAGCCTGTGTGGCCTCCGTGGCATCTACTCACAGCTAGAGACCCTGGTTTGTAACAGAAGCATCCAGGCACTAGAG GAGCTCTTGTCGGCCTGCGGTGGGGACCTCTGCTCTGCCCTCCCCTGGCTAGCCTTGCTCTCTGCCGACTTCAGCTACAATGCACTTAGCAACTTAGACAGCTCCCTG CGACTCCTGTCCGCTCTGCGCTTCCTCAACCTGAGCCACAACCATATCCAGGACTGCAAAGGCTTCCTGATG CATACAACAAGGCTTGGAATACTGGATGACCTAGGGCAAGTCAGTCAGCTTCCTGCTTCGTTCACCTGTAAG GACTTATCTGAGCTGTACCATTTGGACATCTCCTATAACCACCTGCGCTTGGTGCCAAGAATGGGACCGTCAGGGGCTGCTCTGGGGACTCTGATCCTGAGGGCCAATGAGCTTCGGAGCCTTCAGG GGAACACAACACCACACCCCCTCACCCACAACATGCCTCCACAAGGCCTTCTCTCCTCTGCCGTAGGCCTGGAGCAGCTGAAGAACCTGCGGCATCTCGATGTGGCCTATAACCTTCTAGAAGGACACACAGAGCTGGCACCACTATGGCTGCTGGCTGAGCTCCGTAAG CTCTATCTGGAAGGTAACCCTTTGTGGTTCCACCCTGCGCACCGGGCAACCACCGCTCAGTACTTGTCACCTCGGGCCAGAGATGCTGCTCATGGC TTCCTTCTTGATGGCAAGGTTTTGTCCCTGAAGGATCTTCAG CAGACTTCAGAATCTTCACGGCTTGGTCCCATGACCCAACCTTTGTCCTGGCCAGTGGGGAGTACCACTGAAACCTCAGGTGGCCCTGAGCTGAGTGATAGCCTCTCCTCAGGGGGCATTGTGGCCCAGGCTCCACTTCGTAAGGTTAAG AGCCGAGTCCGTGTGAGGCGGGCTAGCATCTCTGAGCCCAGTGACACAGACCCAGAGCTTCGAACTCTGGACCCCTCCCCGGCTG GGTGGTTTGTGCAGCAACACCGGGAACTTGAGCTGCTGGCCAGCTTCCGGGAGCGGTTTGGCTGTGACTGGCTGCAGTATAGGAGCCACCTGGAGACCATGGGGAGCCCCCCTCTTGCCACCATCAAGACTCCTGCCCTTGGAACCCCTCCTCTGGATGCCCAGAGCCTGGAGACTGCACGCAGCCCTCCAGCGATAGGGGAAGACACTAAGGAATCGCCAGAGAAGGTGtcagaggaaggcagggaggagctCGAGCCCCacgaagaagagagggaagagcaggagagagaagagggatcGAGAGAGGacctgggggaggaagaggagcaggagcagaaggcagTGGAAG GGAACTGA